GCCCCGACGTCCTCACCCCCGAGCAGCGGCTGGGCTCACCCGATCGCGCCGCCGGCCACACGCTTCACGTCGAGCCCGACGGCTCGTTCTCGATCACGGCAATTGTGTGGCGCCCGGGCCAGTTCACGCGCATCCACGACCACACGACCTGGTGCGTGTTCGGTGTCATTCAGGGCGTCGAGCACGAGGACGTCTACGACGCCGACCTCAACCTGATCGGCTCGAGCGACGGCCTGGTGGGCGACGTCAACGGCTTCGCTCCGCCCGGCGACATCCACCGCGTCCACA
The DNA window shown above is from Thermoleophilaceae bacterium and carries:
- a CDS encoding cysteine dioxygenase family protein, translated to MSSTTLTTAGAGLEQLAAGVRSAIAARADWSHTAQLVADQLRAHLPRPDVLTPEQRLGSPDRAAGHTLHVEPDGSFSITAIVWRPGQFTRIHDHTTWCVFGVIQGVEHEDVYDADLNLIGSSDGLVGDVNGFAPPGDIHRVHNTGDQVAISIHIYGTDVTRIDSSVRRYYD